Proteins from one Candidatus Neomarinimicrobiota bacterium genomic window:
- a CDS encoding VWA domain-containing protein, giving the protein MKNLYIALFCFMLIPYSVFSLTDDNISEKGKLKLAPSSWSMSGKVEHVIEEDLFGKSSEKWQVDKGWLLDEVDRKNIAKFGNGKQYQNNSSSSLVTPEFRLPITQESNSQLKLIFEEWFAIESLHDFGRVLISTENENNWKELHASTGKSDWRTTAIDITAYEGQSVRFKFQFSSDESIVFGGWKIRTSRISIISKKHPTNHGTDNSGLEAALVNLNHQNFPFIYSNVRVLRNGEALTELTKSNFQVFENDNLQTDYFEVTPPETGGGSRVADIVFLMDNSGSMSDEQNDVRNNVIDFVNSLSNSGVDFTLGLCRYGQSDGDGMPIIEDDGQLTDDTEYFKNEIWNRNVTAGGNEPGYYAITQSAAGFNFRPGSQKILIEITDETPDQGGATLEEAQTICVNNSITLFALTSTDLFPKFEPITNATNGAHYDIYSEFTDILNYISEEVSSNYLIRYQSSNPAKDGTQRDVRIETNYMGEQAIVQGTYFPGAIPKISRTYQTRQLHTKPWAEETEFTIQVEIQDNVEPFVNNAIIYYKNTSSNTYTSQSMNNTSGILWEGSIPPAVVSPPGLDYYITASDGENTASDPSVNPRSKPYQIAILPNEAPAIEHTPVTELNPGVRIVVSASIRDRTNELISTQLYYRKIGQLLYTEVEMTNVYGNNYEGTIPSEVVTKDGVEYYIEAKDDFGISGNSGTKDEPHIIKAESELIPYIDKKYSIIEDIKNIERPFYRYSHPFYNDIENKAKTHLDNISEKIEKDTYHESEIEAIARLYLTEDLSEQAIRDVLDISEYGAKSLRSIAVTTLLSGAFRKIADKVKHIKLVGNKAANVSNNISQKMLRVANKLFDRFVNLVGTMEEPKIIYDAMGSATQRLLETGDNAVDKKFDVSVFDKADDFIQEFLFLEPYEFFTDENQEIAVQKTMEENFGYGHFYTVEQDMARHENVMISENNQMKDAANFLNTINEYSEWAVLIGTGIVLTVAGILAAIPSAGASLIVSIGSFAAVAVKISFLVSQFSAGTEAATSLAYTYLAVPNFVNESVDIAFGDDDNFTKPTIENQQIVTVSTDRYRTLHKTLTPFKSYNSVNLGSNMFLKEYNFYSNIRAEMDNGDYSFLEDPELISSHYDSSAIYEDRVGTIFRSIADTASQLDSSYINKLNSFNNFVAARNSASCAMDIYSLLWESGIKNDSLKSEIKDFTNTYIEFLSKIQNYQNSIDSIATQNNLPIPPAIFIKDVGLQKFTSTGTFVLTVDIENVSPNPAVGQIDVVLDSDFSTSEDTIKTISIGSNAVKIVRFPMSINTATRISGYIYTRDHLVEGEINQNLNSHSGGRFFNLQSNKAQNASPNTGFKLDDENTYFYPNPFNPEYTSGTIRYSLSSSGAITINIYDASNRLVKTLIENQPKPANTELSETWDGRNENGDPVANGVYFYVIESNRGERAVGKIAILK; this is encoded by the coding sequence ATGAAAAATTTGTATATTGCCTTATTCTGCTTCATGTTAATCCCGTATTCCGTTTTCTCATTGACCGATGATAATATATCGGAAAAAGGGAAACTGAAACTCGCCCCTAGCTCCTGGTCAATGAGTGGGAAAGTAGAGCATGTTATTGAAGAGGATTTGTTCGGAAAAAGTTCAGAAAAATGGCAAGTAGATAAGGGATGGTTGTTAGATGAGGTAGACAGGAAGAATATAGCTAAATTTGGTAATGGGAAGCAGTATCAGAATAATAGCAGTAGTTCGTTGGTCACGCCCGAATTTCGTTTACCCATAACCCAAGAATCTAATTCCCAATTAAAGTTGATATTTGAAGAATGGTTTGCAATTGAATCACTCCATGATTTTGGTCGTGTATTGATTTCTACAGAAAATGAAAATAACTGGAAAGAATTACATGCCTCAACGGGAAAAAGTGATTGGAGAACTACCGCTATCGATATCACTGCCTATGAAGGTCAATCTGTTCGCTTTAAATTTCAGTTCTCTTCCGATGAAAGTATTGTTTTTGGAGGATGGAAAATCAGGACTTCGAGAATCAGTATTATCTCTAAAAAGCATCCAACAAATCATGGAACTGATAATTCAGGTTTAGAAGCTGCTCTTGTGAACCTTAACCACCAAAATTTTCCTTTTATTTATTCAAATGTTCGGGTACTTCGTAATGGGGAAGCGTTAACAGAATTAACTAAGAGTAATTTCCAGGTGTTCGAAAATGATAATTTACAGACGGATTATTTCGAAGTCACGCCTCCTGAGACGGGGGGTGGTTCCCGAGTGGCTGATATTGTTTTTCTTATGGACAATAGCGGGAGTATGAGTGATGAACAGAACGATGTCAGGAATAATGTGATCGATTTTGTTAATTCACTCAGCAATTCTGGAGTAGACTTTACATTGGGATTATGTCGCTATGGGCAGAGTGACGGGGATGGCATGCCAATTATTGAAGATGATGGCCAGTTGACCGATGATACAGAATATTTTAAGAATGAAATATGGAATAGGAATGTGACTGCGGGTGGTAATGAGCCGGGATATTATGCAATTACCCAATCTGCGGCAGGTTTTAACTTTCGTCCAGGGTCCCAAAAAATCTTAATCGAAATTACAGATGAAACCCCTGATCAAGGCGGGGCAACGCTTGAGGAGGCTCAGACTATTTGTGTGAACAATTCCATTACACTATTTGCCCTGACAAGTACGGATTTATTCCCAAAATTTGAACCAATTACAAATGCTACGAATGGCGCCCATTATGACATATACTCAGAATTTACTGATATATTAAACTACATTTCTGAGGAAGTCTCAAGTAACTATCTTATTAGGTATCAATCAAGTAACCCCGCAAAAGATGGCACCCAGCGAGATGTTCGGATTGAGACAAACTATATGGGAGAACAGGCAATAGTGCAAGGAACGTATTTCCCCGGAGCTATTCCAAAGATATCTAGAACATATCAAACGCGGCAGTTACATACAAAACCGTGGGCCGAGGAAACGGAGTTCACAATACAGGTAGAGATTCAGGACAATGTTGAACCGTTTGTAAATAACGCAATCATATATTATAAAAACACGAGTAGTAATACATATACATCCCAATCGATGAATAATACATCAGGTATTTTATGGGAAGGAAGTATCCCGCCGGCTGTGGTATCCCCCCCGGGACTGGATTACTATATCACAGCCAGTGACGGAGAAAATACTGCTTCAGATCCGTCAGTTAATCCGCGCAGTAAACCGTACCAGATTGCGATCTTGCCTAATGAAGCACCTGCAATTGAACATACTCCGGTAACCGAATTAAATCCCGGCGTACGAATTGTCGTAAGCGCTTCTATTCGGGACAGGACAAATGAACTTATAAGTACGCAATTGTATTATCGGAAAATCGGACAGCTCCTCTATACCGAAGTTGAGATGACCAATGTATATGGAAACAATTATGAAGGAACAATCCCTTCTGAAGTTGTGACGAAAGATGGCGTTGAATACTACATTGAAGCTAAGGATGATTTTGGAATTAGTGGTAATAGTGGGACAAAGGATGAACCGCATATAATAAAAGCGGAATCCGAATTAATTCCATATATAGATAAAAAATATAGCATAATTGAAGATATTAAAAATATTGAGCGTCCTTTTTATAGATATTCCCATCCATTTTATAATGATATTGAGAATAAGGCAAAGACCCATTTAGATAACATTTCAGAGAAAATAGAGAAAGATACCTACCATGAAAGTGAAATAGAGGCGATAGCCAGGTTATACCTTACTGAGGACCTTTCTGAACAGGCAATTAGAGATGTATTAGATATAAGTGAATATGGAGCTAAGTCATTAAGATCTATTGCAGTAACAACATTATTAAGTGGTGCGTTTAGAAAAATTGCCGATAAAGTAAAACATATTAAGTTGGTTGGTAATAAGGCTGCAAATGTAAGTAACAATATTTCACAAAAGATGTTGCGAGTAGCCAACAAACTATTTGATAGATTTGTTAATTTAGTAGGGACAATGGAAGAACCAAAAATAATTTATGATGCCATGGGATCAGCCACTCAAAGATTACTTGAAACAGGTGACAATGCGGTAGATAAAAAGTTTGATGTGAGTGTGTTTGATAAGGCTGACGATTTCATTCAAGAATTTCTTTTTCTTGAGCCATATGAATTTTTTACTGATGAAAATCAGGAAATAGCCGTTCAAAAAACCATGGAAGAAAATTTCGGGTATGGCCATTTTTATACTGTGGAACAAGACATGGCCCGTCATGAAAATGTTATGATTTCTGAAAATAATCAAATGAAGGACGCGGCCAATTTTTTAAATACTATTAATGAATATTCTGAATGGGCTGTTTTAATAGGTACTGGGATTGTTTTAACCGTTGCGGGAATTTTAGCCGCAATCCCTTCTGCTGGGGCCTCTTTAATCGTTTCGATTGGAAGTTTTGCTGCTGTAGCAGTAAAGATAAGTTTTTTAGTAAGTCAATTCTCAGCAGGCACTGAAGCCGCAACTTCTTTGGCCTACACATATTTAGCTGTACCGAACTTTGTTAACGAATCAGTTGATATTGCTTTTGGAGACGATGACAATTTTACAAAACCCACAATTGAAAATCAGCAGATAGTAACAGTTTCAACTGATAGATATAGAACATTACATAAGACTTTGACACCATTTAAAAGTTACAACTCAGTTAATTTGGGTTCGAATATGTTTCTTAAAGAATACAATTTTTATAGTAATATAAGAGCGGAAATGGACAATGGGGATTATTCGTTTCTGGAGGATCCCGAATTGATTTCGTCTCATTACGATAGTAGTGCTATTTATGAGGATAGAGTTGGGACAATATTTAGATCAATTGCCGATACTGCAAGTCAACTAGATTCATCATACATCAATAAATTAAATTCCTTTAATAACTTCGTGGCAGCAAGGAATAGTGCCTCTTGTGCAATGGATATTTACTCCCTTTTGTGGGAAAGCGGGATAAAAAATGATTCATTAAAGAGTGAAATAAAAGATTTCACAAATACCTATATAGAATTTTTATCTAAAATACAAAATTATCAGAATTCTATCGACAGTATTGCAACTCAAAATAACCTACCAATCCCCCCAGCAATTTTTATTAAAGACGTTGGGTTACAAAAGTTTACAAGTACAGGGACTTTTGTCCTTACAGTTGATATCGAGAATGTTAGTCCAAATCCGGCTGTTGGTCAAATTGATGTTGTATTAGATTCCGATTTTTCGACAAGTGAGGATACAATCAAAACGATTTCAATAGGGTCAAATGCAGTTAAAATAGTTCGTTTCCCGATGTCGATTAATACTGCTACTAGGATAAGTGGGTATATTTATACGCGGGATCATTTAGTAGAGGGAGAAATTAATCAAAATTTAAATAGCCATTCAGGTGGACGTTTTTTCAACCTGCAATCGAATAAAGCACAAAATGCTTCCCCCAATACCGGATTCAAGCTAGATGACGAAAACACCTACTTCTATCCGAACCCATTCAATCCGGAATATACCTCCGGGACAATCCGCTATAGCCTAAGTAGCTCAGGGGCAATAACAATTAACATCTATGATGCATCCAATAGACTGGTAAAAACACTAATTGAGAATCAGCCCAAACCCGCTAATACTGAATTGTCAGAAACGTGGGATGGTCGAAATGAAAATGGAGACCCCGTTGCAAATGGCGTGTACTTCTATGTAATTGAATCCAACCGTGGTGAGCGGGCCGTGGGTAAGATTGCAATATTGAAATAA
- a CDS encoding PorV/PorQ family protein, with protein sequence MGNAFTGVADDASSMYYNPAGLSQIQGTVFGGMYSYMMFDRQHYYGSLVYGSKRFGTIGVMGQGFAVTGIEQRNMLGYKTGTFNDYENAFSLGYALRVFPAIGIGGSVKYINHVLSHYSAHGYAFDAGIHTTIPIHFLTIERIRIGIAAKNLAGIIRWNTGSGNMDHIPMTGHIGAAIDMRLGFLKIIYAGDMMLNSTHQIQVENIQFSGGTELWLYDVLGIRGGIKNIEINTIGINSINFGCSLRVSPLVVEYAYNTDVLSITGMHKFGFQFRF encoded by the coding sequence ATGGGCAACGCCTTTACCGGTGTCGCAGATGATGCGAGTTCAATGTACTACAACCCTGCAGGACTTTCGCAAATTCAGGGAACCGTGTTTGGCGGGATGTATTCGTATATGATGTTTGACCGACAACATTATTATGGCTCGCTAGTATATGGTTCAAAACGATTCGGTACCATCGGAGTAATGGGGCAAGGATTTGCGGTAACAGGTATTGAGCAACGGAATATGCTGGGTTACAAAACCGGCACTTTCAATGATTATGAAAATGCATTCTCCCTTGGATATGCATTACGGGTATTTCCGGCTATTGGGATAGGAGGAAGTGTAAAATATATTAACCACGTTCTATCTCATTATTCAGCCCATGGGTATGCCTTTGATGCTGGAATTCATACAACCATACCAATTCATTTCCTCACTATCGAGAGGATACGAATAGGTATTGCAGCTAAAAACCTGGCGGGCATCATAAGATGGAATACGGGATCTGGGAATATGGATCATATTCCAATGACAGGCCACATAGGAGCTGCCATCGATATGCGGTTGGGGTTCCTTAAGATAATTTATGCAGGGGACATGATGCTGAATTCTACTCATCAAATTCAGGTGGAAAATATCCAGTTCAGCGGAGGAACAGAACTGTGGTTATATGACGTTCTCGGCATTAGAGGAGGTATTAAAAACATCGAGATTAATACTATTGGGATAAATAGTATTAATTTTGGTTGTTCTTTGCGGGTTAGCCCTTTGGTGGTTGAATATGCCTATAATACTGATGTGTTAAGTATTACTGGAATGCATAAGTTCGGATTTCAATTCCGTTTTTAG